The proteins below are encoded in one region of Lactuca sativa cultivar Salinas chromosome 3, Lsat_Salinas_v11, whole genome shotgun sequence:
- the LOC111897617 gene encoding chaperone protein dnaJ 11, chloroplastic: MFSPVSTPNSLRLRPPPRQALHSTTGTLQSPTSPSIRSPRTPPPSATLYATAETLYVATSPSAVISPPSLYEILGISMGATESEIKTAYRRLARTSHPDVKDSSGEEFMKINAAYSTLSDPDKRADYDRRLFRTQRSRSFSSVTPAASYYGFNGYSGRNWETDQCW; the protein is encoded by the coding sequence ATGTTTTCCCCCGTATCTACTCCCAATTCCCTCCGCCTCCGACCACCGCCGCGACAAGCACTTCACTCCACCACCGGCACTCTACAGTCTCCAACTTCTCCTAGCATCCGATCACCTCGCACTCCACCTCCATCCGCCACCCTTTACGCCACCGCCGAGACCCTCTACGTTGCAACCTCTCCGTCGGCTGTCATTTCTCCTCCGTCGCTATACGAAATTCTGGGCATCTCCATGGGAGCCACCGAAAGTGAAATCAAAACAGCGTACAGGCGGCTAGCGCGGACTTCACATCCAGATGTGAAGGACTCGTCTGGAGAGGAGTTCATGAAGATCAACGCCGCCTACTCCACCCTCTCAGATCCCGATAAACGGGCAGATTATGATCGGAGATTGTTCCGAACGCAGCGATCCCGATCATTCTCGAGTGTTACTCCGGCGGCTTCGTACTATGGATTTAATGGTTATAGTGGCCGGAATTGGGAAACAGATCAGTGCTGGTAG